Proteins encoded by one window of bacterium:
- a CDS encoding NusG domain II-containing protein — MGRETFRLPPLFTLIDLLLVLIVVVFSAGFYHHGSQGAGKGPLTAVVQFEDRELARLSLERDTTVTVNGVLGTIKVVVADGAVKFEDSHCPARVCEKTGWIRRAGAAIVCAPNHVLCRLERSDGALEPADGKGKPGLDALVR; from the coding sequence ATGGGGCGAGAAACGTTCAGACTGCCGCCGCTGTTCACTTTGATCGACCTGCTGCTGGTGTTGATAGTGGTGGTTTTTTCCGCCGGTTTCTACCATCACGGCAGCCAGGGGGCGGGTAAAGGGCCTCTGACCGCGGTGGTGCAGTTCGAGGACCGCGAGTTGGCGAGGTTGAGCCTGGAGCGCGACACCACGGTTACGGTGAACGGCGTGCTGGGGACGATAAAAGTGGTGGTGGCTGACGGGGCGGTGAAGTTCGAGGATTCCCATTGCCCGGCGCGGGTTTGCGAGAAGACCGGCTGGATAAGGCGCGCCGGGGCCGCGATTGTCTGCGCGCCCAATCATGTGCTCTGTCGCCTGGAGCGCTCCGACGGCGCCCTGGAGCCGGCAGATGGAAAGGGCAAGCCCGGACTGGACGCCCTTGTCAGATAG
- a CDS encoding Gx transporter family protein — MTESLAAAAVYYDPARDIPEVRRRTEALSLVAMATVFELVLFVLDALIPKPVPWIKLGLANIVTLSLLVSVGWRCALAVHVLRIIIGAVFRGGLFTPFFLLSFGGGMVSFLVMLPLALWLMPWMGFVGVSLAGALAHNFTQLLLVGAALSDQAVIGLLWPLVVVFSLVFGCFTGISSYYLCRRIPLLATGVLLARPEAAERGGRS; from the coding sequence GTGACAGAAAGCCTCGCCGCCGCGGCGGTCTACTACGACCCGGCCCGCGACATTCCCGAAGTGCGCCGCCGCACCGAGGCCTTGAGCCTGGTGGCCATGGCCACGGTGTTCGAGTTGGTGCTATTCGTGCTGGACGCCCTGATCCCCAAGCCGGTGCCCTGGATAAAGCTGGGCCTGGCAAACATAGTCACCCTGAGCCTGCTGGTCTCGGTGGGCTGGCGCTGCGCCCTGGCGGTGCATGTGCTGCGGATCATTATCGGTGCGGTGTTCCGCGGCGGGCTGTTCACGCCGTTCTTTCTGCTCAGTTTCGGCGGCGGCATGGTCTCGTTCCTGGTGATGCTGCCGCTGGCGCTCTGGCTGATGCCCTGGATGGGATTTGTCGGGGTGAGTCTGGCCGGGGCGCTGGCACACAATTTCACCCAGTTGCTGCTGGTCGGGGCGGCGCTTTCCGACCAGGCGGTGATCGGCCTGCTCTGGCCGCTGGTGGTGGTTTTCTCTTTGGTGTTCGGTTGTTTTACCGGCATAAGCTCATACTATCTCTGCCGCCGGATCCCCCTGCTGGCCACGGGAGTGTTGCTCGCCCGGCCGGAGGCCGCGGAGCGGGGCGGGCGGAGCTGA